A genomic region of Streptosporangium lutulentum contains the following coding sequences:
- a CDS encoding cytochrome P450, with product MEHTITTMPTARQPGCPFDPPKELIQAREHGPISRFPFPDGHQGWLVTGYDLIRSILADSRFSSRKELMGHHPLVDYGDIEVPPAPPGEFLLMDEPQHSRYRKPLVGKFTVRRMRLLTERVEQVTAEHLDAMEKAGPSADLVTAFAKPIPSVVICELLGVPYEDRGSFQDNIDTFLGGEVGDEDLFAAYTATQNYLAELVAAKRAKPTDDVLSDLLDSDLTDEELRGMALILLSAGFDTTANMLALGAFALLQNPEQLAALRAEPALTDGAVEELLRYLTVVKQLTRVALEDVELGGQTIKAGTTVILSYATANRDPERFTDPHVLDVRRQEGGHLAFSHGIHQCLGQQLARVEMRVALPALLNRFPTLRLAVPAEEVALRPETADIYGVKSLPVTWDV from the coding sequence ATGGAACACACCATCACGACGATGCCGACCGCGCGTCAGCCCGGCTGTCCCTTCGACCCGCCGAAGGAGCTGATCCAGGCCCGCGAGCACGGCCCGATCAGCCGATTCCCCTTCCCCGACGGACACCAGGGCTGGCTGGTCACCGGCTACGACCTGATCCGGTCGATCCTGGCCGACTCGCGCTTCAGCTCCCGCAAGGAGCTCATGGGCCACCACCCGCTGGTCGACTACGGCGACATCGAGGTCCCCCCGGCGCCGCCCGGCGAGTTCCTGCTGATGGACGAGCCCCAGCACAGCCGCTACCGCAAACCGCTGGTGGGCAAGTTCACCGTCCGGCGCATGCGGCTGCTCACCGAGCGCGTCGAGCAGGTCACCGCCGAGCACCTGGACGCGATGGAGAAGGCCGGGCCGTCGGCGGACCTGGTGACCGCGTTCGCCAAGCCCATCCCCTCCGTCGTCATCTGTGAGCTGCTGGGCGTGCCGTACGAGGACCGGGGCTCCTTCCAGGACAACATCGACACGTTCCTCGGCGGCGAGGTCGGCGACGAGGACCTGTTCGCGGCCTACACCGCGACCCAGAACTACCTGGCGGAGCTGGTGGCCGCCAAGCGCGCCAAGCCCACCGACGACGTGCTCAGTGACCTGCTCGACAGTGATCTGACCGATGAGGAGCTGCGGGGGATGGCCCTGATCCTGCTGTCGGCCGGGTTCGACACCACCGCGAACATGCTGGCGTTGGGCGCCTTCGCCCTGCTGCAGAACCCGGAGCAGCTGGCCGCGCTGCGCGCCGAGCCCGCGCTCACCGACGGGGCCGTGGAGGAGCTGCTGCGGTATCTGACCGTCGTCAAGCAGCTGACGAGGGTCGCGCTGGAGGACGTCGAGCTGGGTGGCCAGACCATCAAGGCCGGCACGACGGTCATCCTGTCGTACGCCACCGCCAACCGCGACCCCGAGCGCTTCACCGACCCCCACGTGCTTGACGTGCGCAGGCAGGAGGGCGGGCACCTGGCCTTCAGCCACGGCATCCACCAGTGCCTGGGCCAGCAGCTGGCCCGCGTCGAGATGCGCGTCGCGCTCCCCGCGCTGCTCAACCGCTTCCCCACGCTGCGTCTGGCCGTACCGGCCGAAGAGGTCGCCCTGCGCCCGGAGACCGCGGACATCTACGGGGTCAAAAGCCTCCCGGTCACCTGGGACGTGTGA
- a CDS encoding ABC transporter permease, giving the protein MSKHFFGDTTVLLGRSLRHISRSPDTIITTAIMPIAMMLMFVYVFGGAIKTGSDSYVNYMLPGILLITVASGIAYTAFRLFTDMTSGIFERFQSMPTARSSVLWAHVLTSLIANLISLVVVVLVALLMGFRSSAPVQAWLAVAGILILFTLALTWIAVIPGLTAKSVEGASAFSYPLIFLPFLSSAFVPTDTMPGPVRAFAEYQPVTSIVNAIRDLFTQQPVGTDVWIALAWCVGILIVAYAFAMNTYRRKIS; this is encoded by the coding sequence ATGAGCAAGCATTTCTTCGGCGACACCACCGTCCTGCTGGGACGATCCCTGCGCCACATCAGCCGCAGCCCGGACACCATCATCACGACCGCGATCATGCCGATCGCCATGATGCTGATGTTCGTCTACGTGTTCGGCGGCGCGATCAAAACCGGGTCGGATTCGTATGTGAACTACATGCTGCCCGGCATCCTGCTCATCACGGTCGCCTCGGGCATCGCCTACACGGCCTTCCGGCTCTTCACCGATATGACGAGCGGCATCTTCGAGCGCTTCCAGTCCATGCCGACCGCGCGCTCGTCCGTGCTGTGGGCGCACGTGCTGACCTCACTGATCGCCAATCTGATCTCGCTCGTGGTCGTCGTGCTCGTCGCCCTGCTCATGGGTTTTCGCTCGTCGGCGCCGGTGCAGGCGTGGCTCGCGGTCGCCGGCATCCTGATCCTGTTCACCCTGGCGCTGACGTGGATCGCCGTCATCCCCGGTCTTACGGCGAAGTCCGTGGAAGGCGCGAGCGCGTTCTCCTACCCGCTCATCTTCCTGCCGTTCCTCAGCTCGGCCTTCGTGCCCACCGACACCATGCCCGGCCCGGTGCGCGCCTTCGCCGAGTACCAGCCGGTGACCTCCATCGTCAACGCCATCCGCGACCTGTTCACCCAGCAGCCGGTCGGCACCGACGTCTGGATCGCCCTGGCCTGGTGCGTCGGCATCCTCATCGTCGCCTACGCCTTCGCCATGAACACCTACCGCCGCAAGATCTCCTAG